A section of the Glandiceps talaboti chromosome 8, keGlaTala1.1, whole genome shotgun sequence genome encodes:
- the LOC144438803 gene encoding POU domain, class 4, transcription factor 3-like gives MQTKDHVSMHPPIPATPKYAPLHRHHDHSSEMMRRHCMSSAASNIFGGLDDSLLARAEALAAVDAVSKGPPGMSFKNDTGYPHMNGGNINHHHLSAPTSRSVHHGYDHAESLLGDPMSMSMSTAMPLTSIGDSITSMAMTGAMTSHHQSHVGVPPASHGLMGPHSMMPHGMTDLDTDPRELEAFAEHFKQRRIKLGVTQADVGNALGNLKLPGVGSLSQSTICRFESLTLSHNNMIALKPILSAWLEEAEKSAKSKEKNPDIFSNGEKKRKRTSIAAPEKRSLEAYFAVQPRPSSEKIAAIAEKLDLKKNVVRVWFCNQRQKQKRMKFSAQGR, from the exons ATGCAAACGAAGGACCACGTCAGTATGCACCCACCGATACCGGCTACTCCTAAATACGCGCCTCTACACCGTCATCACGATCATAGCTCCGAAATGATGAGAAGACATTGTATGTCAAGTGCTGCG AGCAATATATTCGGCGGATTGGATGATAGCCTACTAGCACGAGCCGAAGCCTTAGCCGCAGTTGACGCAGTGTCGAAGGGTCCACCGGGTATGAGCTTCAAGAACGACACAGGTTATCCGCACATGAACGGCGGTAATATTAATCACCATCATTTGTCAGCGCCTACCTCACGAAGTGTTCATCATGGTTATGACCATGCCGAGTCGTTACTGGGAGATCCTATGTCCATGAGTATGTCGACGGCGATGCCGTTGACCAGTATAGGGGACAGCATCACATCTATGGCCATGACGGGAGCCATGACTTCTCATCACCAAAGTCACGTCGGAGTTCCGCCCGCATCTCACGGTTTGATGGGGCCACATTCAATGATGCCCCATGGTATGACAGACCTCGACACAGACCCACGAGAACTCGAAGCATTCGCCGAACATTTCAAACAACGCCGTATCAAACTTGGTGTGACACAGGCCGATGTTGGGAATGCGCTAGGCAACCTCAAATTGCCAGGTGTTGGCTCACTCAGTCAGAGCACAATTTGCCGATTCGAATCGTTGACACTAAGCCATAATAACATGATAGCATTGAAGCCTATACTTAGTGCCTGGCTTGAAGAAGCCGAGAAATCTGCCAAAAGTAAAGAGAAAAACCCCGATATTTTCAGCAACGGCGAAAAGAAACGTAAACGTACAAGCATTGCCGCACCCGAGAAACGATCATTGGAGGCGTATTTTGCAGTGCAACCGAGACCATCCAGTGAAAAAATTGCCGCAATAGCAGAGAAGTTGGATCTTAAGAAAAATGTCGTCAGGGTTTGGTTCTGCAATCAAAGACAAAAACAGAAGAGGATGAAATTCTCAGCACAAGGAAGGTGA